The following coding sequences are from one Hydra vulgaris chromosome 04, alternate assembly HydraT2T_AEP window:
- the LOC100207627 gene encoding renalase codes for MEIKSSKVLVVGAGLTGALTCNFIRQRLKQTVSIEIWEKSRGVGGRMNSSRMNTSSNLSCDMGAQYLTVTKEYMCKHQSVYNELLNEKVLSPLEGLVDGMKDYGDQVKHYVAPRGLNAIPKYFIKKADCNLKTNNLLKSIFVSDSFVRASGINNSDKESFDALADVVILTIPIPQLLKIQGEFESLLEAHRSRLELVQYSSRYALGCFYPNLKKVENVNWCSKYIPDGSSIRFLSIDTKKRKSNEAEGTSIVAHASVPFSIEHFESRLDDVEVLMKNRLYEIIPSLPKAESTKFLRWRYSQVTQPYEGRPGCIVLKSSPLIICAGDGFSNSNFDGCVDSAEAVLKVLHSYYS; via the exons ATGGAAATAAAGTCTTCCAAGGTACTTGTGGTCGGGGCTGGCTTAACAGGCGCTTTAACATGTAACTTTATTCGGCAAAGGCTGAAACAAACTGTGTCCATAGAAATATGGGAAAAAAGTCGTGGAGTTGGTGGAAGAATGAATAGTAGTCGCATGAATACTTCCTCGAACCTTTCATGTGATATGGGTGCTCAATATCTTACTGTTACTAAGGAATACATGTGCAAGCATCAAAG TGTTTACAATGAGCTGCTCAACGAGAAAGTTTTATCTCCACTTGAAGGTTTAGTCGATGGAATGAAGGATTACGGAGATCAAGTTAAACATTATGTTGCTCCTCGGGGATTAAATGCAATTCcgaagtattttattaaaaaagcag attgtaatttaaaaacaaacaatcttCTCAAAAGCATCTTTGTATCTGACTCATTTGTTCGCGCTTCTGGCATCAATAACTCAGATAAAGAATCTTTTGATGCGTTAGCTGATGTGGTTATTCTTACTATACCTATTCCTCAACTTCTAAAAATTCAAGGTGAGTTTGAAAGTCTACTTGAAGCACACCGAAGTCGTTTGGAGTTAGTACAATACTCTTCACGTTATGCTCTTGGATGTTTTTATCCGAAtcttaaaaaagtagaaaatgtTAACTGGTGTTCAAAATACATACCAGATGGATCTTCTATTCGTTTTCTTTCTATAGACACAAAAAAGCGAAAGTCAa aTGAAGCTGAAGGCACTTCAATTGTTGCACATGCGTCTGTACCTTTCAGTATTGAGCATTTTGAAAGTCGACTCGATGATGTAGAAGTATTAATGAAAAACCGATTGTACGAAATAATACCCAGCCTTCCAAAAGCTGAATCTACGAAATTTTTACGTTGGCGTTATTCACAAGTGACTCAACCTTATGAAGGAAGACCAGGTTGTATTGTGCTTAAATCGTCACCGTTGATAATATGTGCGGGTGATGGATTTTCAAACTCAAATTTTGATGGGTGTGTTGATTCAGCTGAGGCTGTTCTCAAAGTGCTGCATAGTTATTATAGCTGA